One stretch of Streptomyces sp. A2-16 DNA includes these proteins:
- a CDS encoding undecaprenyl-diphosphate phosphatase: MSWFESLILGLVQGLTEFLPVSSSAHLRLTAAFSGWKDPGAAFTAITQIGTEAAVLIYFRKDIGRIVSTWSRSLVKKELRSDHEAQMGWLVIVGSIPIGVLGLLFKDQIEGPFRDLRITATMLIVVGIVIGIADRLAARDETGGRHRAPKQRKGLEDLGVKDGLIFGLCQAMALVPGVSRSGATISGGLFMGYKRESAARYSFLLAIPAVLASGLFELKDAMENDHVSWGPTIFATVIAFGTGYAVIAWFMKFISTKSFMPFVWYRIALGIVIIVLVTMGALSPHAAESAG; this comes from the coding sequence ATGTCTTGGTTTGAATCACTCATCCTCGGACTCGTCCAGGGGCTGACCGAGTTCCTTCCCGTCTCGTCCAGCGCGCATCTGCGCCTGACCGCGGCCTTCTCGGGCTGGAAGGACCCCGGGGCGGCCTTCACCGCGATCACGCAGATCGGCACCGAGGCAGCCGTGCTGATCTACTTCCGCAAGGACATCGGGCGGATCGTCTCGACGTGGAGCCGCTCCCTGGTGAAGAAGGAGCTGCGCAGCGACCACGAGGCCCAGATGGGCTGGTTGGTGATCGTCGGCTCGATCCCGATCGGTGTGCTGGGGCTGCTGTTCAAGGACCAGATCGAGGGACCGTTCCGCGATCTGCGCATCACCGCCACCATGCTGATCGTCGTCGGCATCGTGATCGGTATCGCGGACCGTCTGGCGGCACGGGACGAGACCGGCGGGCGGCATCGCGCGCCCAAGCAGCGCAAGGGACTTGAGGACCTGGGGGTCAAGGACGGGCTGATCTTCGGCCTCTGCCAGGCCATGGCCCTCGTCCCCGGGGTCTCCCGCTCCGGCGCCACCATCAGCGGCGGCCTCTTCATGGGCTACAAGCGCGAGTCCGCGGCCCGCTACTCCTTCCTCCTCGCCATCCCGGCCGTACTGGCCTCCGGGCTGTTCGAGCTGAAGGACGCGATGGAGAACGACCACGTGTCCTGGGGGCCCACGATCTTCGCCACGGTGATCGCGTTCGGTACGGGTTACGCCGTCATCGCCTGGTTCATGAAGTTCATCTCCACCAAGAGCTTCATGCCCTTCGTCTGGTACCGCATCGCCCTCGGCATCGTCATCATCGTCCTGGTCACCATGGGCGCCCTGAGCCCCCACGCGGCGGAATCGGCGGGCTGA
- a CDS encoding helix-turn-helix domain-containing protein yields the protein MAATKDPRPCSIADALALVGEKYSLLVLREVCLGNRRFDQLVRNIGAPRDILATRLRRLVDAGILTKRVYSERPQRFEYRPTQAGLELEPVLLTLMAWGDRHLRGDDDRPMVVEHSCGNELLPVVSCSACGGPVAHEDLTAHPQAPGWTVTGPTAA from the coding sequence ATGGCCGCCACCAAGGACCCGCGTCCCTGCTCGATCGCCGACGCCCTCGCACTCGTCGGCGAGAAGTACTCCCTGCTCGTGCTGCGGGAGGTCTGCCTGGGCAACCGCCGCTTCGACCAACTGGTGCGCAACATCGGGGCCCCGCGCGACATCCTGGCCACCCGGCTGCGCCGGCTCGTCGACGCCGGGATCCTCACCAAGCGGGTCTACAGCGAGCGGCCGCAGCGCTTCGAGTACCGGCCGACGCAGGCGGGGCTCGAACTGGAACCGGTGCTGCTGACCCTCATGGCGTGGGGCGACCGGCACCTGCGCGGGGACGACGACCGGCCCATGGTCGTCGAGCACAGCTGCGGCAACGAACTGCTGCCGGTCGTCTCCTGCTCCGCCTGCGGGGGCCCGGTGGCCCACGAGGACCTCACGGCCCACCCCCAGGCCCCCGGCTGGACGGTGACCGGACCGACGGCCGCCTGA
- a CDS encoding nuclear transport factor 2 family protein → MTQRVELATVMDRLAVDALVTDYAVAVDDGDWEAYRGLFTSDGRADYRSAGGVEGDAHTIAVWLAESLGLFSMRQHLIVNRRVRFGTLDQDTGDTARVQADYVNPMRLAGDGAASTAPDFVCGGRYAFALLRTDAGWRLREVVVEEKWRRLPDPRPAPVIN, encoded by the coding sequence ATGACGCAGCGTGTGGAGCTCGCGACCGTGATGGACCGGCTGGCCGTGGACGCACTCGTCACCGACTACGCCGTGGCCGTGGACGACGGCGACTGGGAGGCGTACCGAGGACTGTTCACCTCCGACGGACGGGCCGACTACCGCTCGGCGGGCGGGGTCGAGGGGGACGCGCACACGATCGCCGTCTGGCTCGCGGAGAGCCTGGGGCTCTTCTCGATGCGCCAGCACCTGATCGTCAACCGCCGTGTCCGCTTCGGCACCCTGGACCAGGACACCGGCGACACGGCCCGCGTCCAGGCCGACTACGTCAATCCCATGCGCCTCGCCGGTGACGGCGCCGCCTCCACCGCCCCCGACTTCGTCTGCGGCGGCCGTTACGCCTTCGCCCTGCTGCGCACGGACGCCGGCTGGCGGCTGCGCGAGGTCGTCGTGGAGGAGAAGTGGCGGCGTCTGCCGGACCCCCGGCCCGCACCTGTGATCAACTGA
- the lnt gene encoding apolipoprotein N-acyltransferase: MTTFGPLLTSPWRRSTVAVLAGALPVLAFPAPSLWWLAYVALVPWIALIRSAPTAKRAAYDGWAGGFGFMVGMHHWLLPSLNVFIFVIGALLGALWAPWGALVRHFLAGTPSRGRIAGALAVLPSGWLGIELVRSWQGLGGPWGMLGSSQWEVAPALRLASVGGVWLISFLIVAVNVAVAVLVTVRESRLPAVAGLAAVAAVTSAAWMWSPRPDTSGSTRIAVVQPGVVDGPDRRFAREEQLTRDLAGQDVDLIVWGESSVGFDLGDRPDLSKRIAALSAETGADILVNVDARRSDKPGIYKSSVLVGPDGLTGDRYDKMRLVPFGEYIPARSLLGWATSVGKAAGENRRHGTEQVLMNVGHGLTVGPMVCFESAFPDMSRHLAEDGAQLLIAQSATSSFQHSWAPEQHASLAALRAAESGRPMVHSTLTGVSAVYDASGQRVGRWVGTDAATSRVYDVPLATGTTPYVRFGDWPVHAALLVLGVWCAVRLRRRFRRPSPEPRVPPARTAHGSPARPGR, from the coding sequence ATGACCACGTTCGGCCCCCTGCTCACCTCCCCGTGGCGGCGCTCGACCGTCGCCGTGCTGGCGGGTGCCCTCCCCGTCCTCGCCTTCCCGGCCCCCTCCCTGTGGTGGCTGGCCTACGTGGCCCTCGTCCCCTGGATCGCGCTGATCCGCTCGGCACCCACGGCGAAACGGGCGGCGTACGACGGCTGGGCGGGCGGTTTCGGGTTCATGGTGGGGATGCACCACTGGCTGCTGCCGAGCCTGAACGTGTTCATCTTCGTCATCGGCGCCCTGCTCGGCGCGCTGTGGGCCCCCTGGGGCGCCCTGGTACGGCACTTCCTGGCCGGAACGCCCTCGCGCGGCCGGATCGCCGGCGCCCTGGCCGTACTGCCGTCGGGCTGGCTCGGCATCGAGCTCGTTCGGTCCTGGCAGGGGCTCGGCGGCCCGTGGGGCATGCTCGGCTCCAGCCAGTGGGAGGTCGCACCGGCGCTGCGGCTGGCCTCGGTCGGCGGGGTGTGGCTGATCAGCTTCCTGATCGTGGCCGTCAATGTGGCGGTCGCCGTGCTGGTGACGGTCCGTGAGTCCCGGCTCCCGGCGGTGGCGGGCCTGGCCGCCGTGGCCGCGGTGACCTCGGCGGCCTGGATGTGGTCGCCGCGTCCCGACACGAGCGGCAGCACCCGCATCGCCGTCGTCCAGCCCGGTGTCGTCGACGGCCCCGACCGGCGCTTCGCCCGCGAGGAGCAGCTGACCCGCGATCTCGCCGGGCAGGACGTCGACCTGATCGTCTGGGGCGAGAGCAGTGTCGGCTTCGACCTCGGGGACCGGCCCGACCTGTCGAAGCGGATCGCGGCGCTCTCCGCGGAGACCGGCGCCGACATCCTCGTCAACGTGGACGCCCGCCGCTCCGACAAACCCGGCATCTACAAGAGTTCGGTGCTCGTCGGCCCCGACGGACTCACCGGCGACCGCTACGACAAGATGCGCCTGGTCCCGTTCGGCGAGTACATCCCCGCCCGCTCGCTGCTGGGCTGGGCCACCTCGGTCGGCAAGGCGGCGGGCGAGAACCGCAGGCACGGTACCGAGCAGGTCCTGATGAACGTCGGCCACGGACTGACAGTCGGCCCGATGGTGTGCTTCGAGTCGGCGTTCCCCGACATGAGCCGCCATCTCGCCGAGGACGGCGCCCAGCTGCTGATCGCCCAGTCGGCGACCTCGTCCTTCCAGCACAGCTGGGCCCCCGAGCAGCACGCCTCGCTGGCCGCCCTGCGCGCCGCCGAGTCGGGCCGCCCGATGGTCCACTCGACCCTGACCGGCGTCTCCGCCGTGTACGACGCGAGCGGGCAGCGCGTCGGCCGGTGGGTCGGCACCGATGCCGCCACCTCGCGCGTGTACGACGTACCGCTGGCGACGGGGACGACGCCGTACGTCCGCTTCGGCGACTGGCCGGTGCACGCGGCGCTGCTGGTGCTCGGCGTGTGGTGCGCCGTCCGCCTGCGCCGACGGTTCAGGCGGCCCTCTCCTGAACCGCGCGTACCACCCGCTCGCACAGCTCATGGGTCGCCAGCGCGTCCCGGGCGCTGA
- a CDS encoding FAD-dependent monooxygenase: protein MRAIVVGAGIGGLTATLALRRAGHDVTLLEQSRRLTEIGAGIQLAPNATRVLRRLNLLDAVAQHSVRPAHLSFRTWSDGSEICRYVIGRDAEEEFGAPYLQVHRADLQRALAAAVPPGSLRLATPVTGIDQDDKAARVTTASGERLDADLVVAADGIRSAARQWLFGADEAVFSHTAAYRALLPAAEVADLDLPQYAGWLGPGGHVVHYWLRRGELLNVVAVFVTDRAARESWTAQAEPGEQLRTFAGWDPRLLTVLDRAGQVFRHGIHTRAPLPRWHVGRVTLLGDSAHAMVPFQAQGAAQAVMDAAVLGDCLTDARADEVPEALERYVRRRVPAATAVQAGSARAGHDYHLPDGPEADARNARLVALAAGNRFGPHAAAWPEDVVADR from the coding sequence ATGAGAGCGATCGTCGTGGGCGCGGGCATCGGAGGACTCACCGCGACGCTCGCCCTGCGCCGGGCCGGCCATGACGTGACCCTCCTCGAGCAGTCGCGGCGGCTCACCGAGATCGGCGCCGGCATCCAGCTCGCCCCCAACGCCACCCGCGTACTGCGCCGGTTGAACCTCCTCGACGCGGTCGCACAGCACTCCGTCCGCCCCGCCCACCTCAGCTTCCGCACCTGGTCCGACGGCTCCGAGATCTGCCGCTATGTCATCGGCCGCGACGCCGAGGAGGAGTTCGGGGCGCCGTACCTCCAGGTCCACCGGGCCGATCTCCAACGGGCCCTGGCCGCCGCCGTACCGCCCGGTTCGCTGCGCCTGGCCACCCCTGTCACGGGGATCGACCAGGACGACAAGGCCGCCCGGGTGACCACGGCGAGCGGTGAACGCCTGGACGCCGACCTCGTCGTGGCCGCCGACGGCATCCGCTCCGCCGCCCGCCAGTGGCTCTTCGGCGCGGACGAGGCGGTGTTCTCGCACACCGCCGCCTACCGGGCCCTGCTCCCCGCCGCCGAGGTCGCCGACCTGGACCTCCCGCAGTACGCCGGCTGGCTCGGCCCGGGCGGCCACGTCGTCCACTACTGGCTGCGCCGCGGCGAACTCCTCAACGTCGTGGCCGTGTTCGTGACGGACCGGGCCGCCCGGGAGTCGTGGACCGCGCAGGCGGAACCCGGCGAGCAGCTGCGCACCTTCGCCGGCTGGGACCCCCGGCTGCTGACCGTCCTCGACCGCGCGGGCCAGGTCTTCCGCCACGGCATCCACACGCGTGCCCCGCTCCCCCGCTGGCACGTCGGCCGCGTCACCCTGCTCGGCGACAGCGCCCACGCGATGGTGCCCTTCCAGGCGCAGGGCGCGGCCCAGGCCGTGATGGACGCGGCCGTGCTCGGCGACTGCCTGACCGACGCGCGTGCGGACGAGGTGCCCGAGGCCCTCGAGCGGTACGTCCGCCGACGGGTCCCGGCGGCCACCGCCGTGCAGGCCGGTTCCGCCCGCGCGGGCCATGACTACCACCTGCCGGACGGCCCCGAGGCCGACGCCCGCAACGCCCGCCTGGTCGCCCTCGCGGCCGGGAACAGGTTCGGTCCCCATGCGGCCGCCTGGCCGGAGGACGTCGTGGCGGACCGATGA